The window CTGTACGTCTGCCATGTGTGCCCAGTCCTGAGCACTGACCCATCCTGCTTGCGCAGCTGGTGCCTCTGCGCCCTCCGACCTGCTGGCTGGGCTCAGTGGCCtggggacagcttggggacaATGAAGAGGCACAGAGCTTCAGTCCTTCCTGCCCAGGgaagagctgggctggctgcagggggaTCTGGCAGGATGTCTGGAGAAGCCTTTGCTGTCTGTGGGGCAGGACATGCTCCAGTAAAGCATTGTTTCCCTCTTCCAGTGTGTGTGGAGCTCCCGGTGGGCTCAGCAGGGCCTGAGGAGTGGTAGTGGGCAGCAGAAACCAGCAGCATTGATGTAatgcagggagggggagagccgTGGGTCCTGGTCCCGCTTTCTGCAGAAGCCCGAAGTGGCCAGGGAGGTCAGGTTTGAcagtgctggggtgctgggatgTGGTGGTGGACTCGGAGTGGAGAATGTGCGAAGTCCTGCCAGATCTCAGTCTGCAGGCCGGCAGGACAAGGCTGGGCAGATGCCATCATGGAGGTGAGCTCGCTGCCTCCTTACCTTCAGATGCCACATAGGGACCTGTGCAGACCTTTGCAGGGATCCTGCTGTGTGAAGCATAGAAAGATTTAAGCTGGAAGGGATCGCTGGAGGGCTTGGTCCATCTCCTGCTCAGTGCAGGACCAGCTCCACAGCTTagggccttgtccagctgagttaGGAAAATCTTCAAGGATGGACTTGCCACCACCACCTCGCTGGGGCTCTGTCCCCGAGCTGTGCCACCCTCAGGGGGAACACGTTTTCCCCTGAAGTCCCACCaaaatttcccttgttgcagctTGTGCCTGTTGCCCTGTCTCCTTTCACCGCATGGGGTGGTGATGCTGCACATGGTTGCCCCAGGCAGGTGCCTTGTTCCACAGGGTTACTCCATCCCAGGCAGGATTTTGTGGGGTAGGGATATTGCAGAGTGGtccagctctgcccacagcactCAGCACTCTGCAGTGCCCTGGGATGTCAGGGGCCAACACTGCTGCCAAGGGCCAGGGAAGCTTTTAGCACtccagggctggaggaggtgagATGTCAACCAGAAAATCATCCTATGCTCCCCTGAGGCCACCCTCGGGGCAAAcgctgcagccaggctgagccagcTGAATGAGAAGGGTGCTCAGAGCAGCTGGGGGCTGTGGGCACCAGGCCCTGTGCACCTCCCTGCCCTAAACAAGTCTGGAATAACCAGCCCTGCTGTCTACTTTGCTCTCTTGCCTGTATGGGCCATGGCTGTGTGCCATGAGCGCCACCCCACTCAGGAGCCCCAGGGCCTCAGCccttgctgctctccctgcctgcccccagcagggctggaatgcagcccctccccccgcccccttcctTAGGGAGGTGTTGGGGAGGtgacctgctctgctgctggccgaGATGCGCCTTtgtgcctgcacccagcccagggCACCCAGCATCTCCCCACGGGAGCCAGGCCAGGGCACACAGCACCATCTGCTCTTGCTTCCCATGGGGTTTAATCCGAGGGCCCGGGGAGAGCCCTTGTGCCGTGAAGGGTCTGGCACCATGCCAGTGCCTTTGCTCCCCCTGAGCACCCATGTCCAGCGTGGGCAAACGGGCTGGAAAAGCACCACTCTCAGGTGCACCCTACCTGCCAAACCTTGTGCCTGGGCTGCTTTGCCAGCAAACATTGCCAGTGGCTGCGGTGGGTTGAGGCAGAGGTGTTGGCGCTGGTGCCGAAGGTTGATCCTGCAGGAGGTGTAGTGAGAGGGGACGAAGGCCCATGGGGACAGCCAGCCACTACCTGGCCAGGCCTGTTCCCAGccaggacaggaggaggagaagctgtcACCACTGTGGGCCCAATGGGGCACAGCAGCACCTTCCTGCTAGGGTGCTGCTCTGTCCTTCCTGTGGGCAGGAAGGtgctgggccagggctgggccaggccaacagcaaagcaaaggccaAAGCCACCATCGGCCCagcatttcagtgctgggagaggGGCCAAGGGTGCTAGGAGCCCCAGGTGAGCAGGAGGGGTGGGTACGGCCCCCCCTGAgctcagggctggaggaggaggatggagctgCACCACCCCCGGCAGTGTTTACTGGGGCTGACTGACAGCCAGGGTGCTGCTGCCAGCCCGGGTGCCACCCAGCTCCCTGTAGATGTCACCCGGGTGTCCCCTGCATAGCGAGGGCACCACAGCAGGGACAAGGTGGGAACTGGGGGCTGCTCCCTGTAGATGTCACCCGGGTGTCCCCTGCATAGCAAGGGCACCACAGCAGGGACAAGGTGGGAACTGGGGGCCCAGGAAAGGCTCTTTGTATCAGGCCACCATGTCAGGCTCACTGCCCAAAACAGCCTGGACGTgtgctgtgggacagggatgTGCAGGGAGAGGGACATGCCCCAGCGTTCCTCCAAACCCCCACCTCCCCACAATGGGCCTTGCTGGGGTCGCCCAGCGCAGCAGCAAAACCACAATGTGCACCATGGTCAAGGGTGCTGCTCCCAGGCATTGCCTTGCacatgcagggctggggtccctaCCCCGCTGTCCCCACCCGCTGTCCCCCTCCTCCCAGGGGACCTGCAGAGCTGGTCCCATGCCCATGACGGCACATGGGAAGGGGTGATGGGGCTGGCGGGGGACATGCTTGCCCTGTCCCATGGCACCGGGGCTCTTTGCTGTCCTGGAGAGGGCTGTGCCCTGTGGCTATTGGGGTCTGGCCCCTGTGGTGATGCAAAGCAGGGACAAGTGGGTGGTTTCTAGAAaaggttttactgtcccttgcaATATATTAATTGATGATGTATATTTcgataaaacaatttaaaaaacccacttgcTTGGAAGGAGGGGGGTGAGAGGCGAGGGTGCTTGGAGGGGCAGTGCGTGGCGAGAGTGGGTGCCACAGCAGGGCTCCCGGGGATGtgggtggtgggcagggcagcaggcagccccgcTCCACCCCTGCCTGCTGGCCCCATCACTGCCCCGGTGCTCATGACCAGCCTGGCTGTGTGGAAACCCAGCTGGCCACCAAGGGTGGCACAGGACCCCGCAGCTATAGGGTGAGGAGGGTGCCATCCTGCTGCCCActgccccggccggggctgccaTCATGGCTGCCGAGGGACTGCAGGGAGCCCCGCGAGCTGTGTGGGGACAGGCTCCGCTGGAGGGGTCCATCCATGGGGCCCCCAttggggcagcccccggggatgTAGTGGGGCGCACTGTCGCTCTCGATGACCAGGTCACCCTCCTCGTCGCTGTCAGCTGTGCTGTAGTTGCTTAGGTACtgcgaggctgggctgggggtctGCTGGCTGGGGGTGCTGTCCGTCGACATGCCTGAGCTGCCTGAGGCCTTGCTGCTGCGGATGATGTTGTTGCGCTGGTTGGCCGGCTTGACGGTGATGATGAGGTTGTGGCTATTGGCCACCATCATGTCCGTCACCTGGTCCAGGGACTTGCCAGCCACATCAATGCCGTTGACCTCCAGGATCTCGTCACTCACCGCCAGCAGGCCTGTGCTCTCGGCCAAGCCGCCCTTCACCAGGCGGGAGATGAAGATGCCAGGCACCTTCTCAACGCCCTGTGGGGCCACACGCATGCTGACACCGTCACGGATGTAGAAGCCCAGAGGCTTGTCAGAGCCGTGCTTGTGGAGCCGCACGCGGCGGTGGGTCTCAGGCAGGATGTCCACGTCGATGATGGAGGAGATCTGGCGGAAGTCCTGGGGCATGCCAATGAGGAGGTGAGACTTGGCCCGGTAGTGTGTGGGGCGCAGCAGCCCCTTCTTCTTCCGCTGCAAGGAGTTTGAGGCAAAGACACTGGTGTCGGACTCTGCTGTAGGGAGCAAGGGAGGACACAGGTCAGGCACCACAGCCGCCCAGGGACGCAACTGCATGCCCTTGGCCCCAGGTGTTAGGGGAGCTGGTGGGAGAAGTGCCCTGCTCATGGGTCTCACTGGCTTTTCCTCCCTGGAGCATCACCCCAGCTTTTCCTGCAGCGTGTCTCCGCTGGGCCCATCTCCTGGGATTACCCAGTGTACGAGGCCAGGATTAGTGGGATCGAGGCGGTGATTCAGCCTTAATCACACTTTAAGCCAAACTCTGCAGCTTAACACTagagctgccagccctgacgGCCCAGGAGCCACGGCTGTGCCCCAGTTTGGGTTTGGGGAGAGGGACCCCTCCCTGCACAAGGGGGAGCTGTAGCAGCAGCCAGCTCCCCAAGGGCAAGTCCAGACCCATGAGACAGCACCAGAATCCCTtgtccctgctggagcagggctgtcactggcatgggatggggatggctgcagctgtgtcctgcagagccctgccatccccaaggacagagactctcCACCTCCTGGAGACCcatcccagggctgcagcagctctgggacccTGAACATCCCAAACTGTGATTTGTGCCACTGTTTCTTATTCCACCATCTGGCACCACCACACAGGGTTTGACTCCATCCTCCTTgaccctgccctggggctgctccatGGGGCCCAGCTCCGCCACGTCCCCTCCTTGGTCGCATCCACTAGCTGCTGGGGAGCATCCCCTGGGCCCTCTCTGGTTTCTCTCCATCCCTTTCCAtgggggagcccagacctggatgCTGCATTGCCAGTGCACTCCCTACAGTGCTCCCCACCAGCACCTGGACCCTGCTCCAGCCACGAGGCACTGGGGATGCCCCCAAGCCCAGGGGAGGCAGGGTTTCTCCCTAGCCAAGCCAGCC is drawn from Mycteria americana isolate JAX WOST 10 ecotype Jacksonville Zoo and Gardens chromosome 8, USCA_MyAme_1.0, whole genome shotgun sequence and contains these coding sequences:
- the PARD6A gene encoding partitioning defective 6 homolog alpha isoform X2 gives rise to the protein MARRRPACSPVTSWPVKIPRGRGSGGGGGVARCGPARSMAKHHRTPARSAEPVIEVKSKFDAEFRRFAMKRSGAGSFQDFYRLLQTVHQIPRVDVLLGYTDVHGDLLPINNDDNYHKALSSANPLLRVIIQKKESDTSVFASNSLQRKKKGLLRPTHYRAKSHLLIGMPQDFRQISSIIDVDILPETHRRVRLHKHGSDKPLGFYIRDGVSMRVAPQGVEKVPGIFISRLVKGGLAESTGLLAVSDEILEVNGIDVAGKSLDQVTDMMVANSHNLIITVKPANQRNNIIRSSKASGSSGMSTDSTPSQQTPSPASQYLSNYSTADSDEEGDLVIESDSAPHYIPGGCPNGGPMDGPLQRSLSPHSSRGSLQSLGSHDGSPGRGSGQQDGTLLTL
- the PARD6A gene encoding partitioning defective 6 homolog alpha isoform X1; translation: MARRRPACSPVTSWPVKIPRGRGSGGGGGVARCGPARSMAKHHRTPARSAEPVIEVKSKFDAEFRRFAMKRSGAGSFQDFYRLLQTVHQIPRVDVLLGYTDVHGDLLPINNDDNYHKALSSANPLLRVIIQKKAESDTSVFASNSLQRKKKGLLRPTHYRAKSHLLIGMPQDFRQISSIIDVDILPETHRRVRLHKHGSDKPLGFYIRDGVSMRVAPQGVEKVPGIFISRLVKGGLAESTGLLAVSDEILEVNGIDVAGKSLDQVTDMMVANSHNLIITVKPANQRNNIIRSSKASGSSGMSTDSTPSQQTPSPASQYLSNYSTADSDEEGDLVIESDSAPHYIPGGCPNGGPMDGPLQRSLSPHSSRGSLQSLGSHDGSPGRGSGQQDGTLLTL